The DNA region TCATGATCAGGAGCTGCTCGTGTATGCCGAGATGGTGCAGCACATAGACTCCCCGTTGCAGCGCGGTGACCGCGCTGCTGGCAGAGAGATTCCGGACCACTTCAATGTGCAGCAGTGCGCGACTTTCTACGTCCAGGACGAGATAAGCCCAGCAGATCCCGTCCGGCAAGCTGAGCCGTGTGGCATCGATCTGAACTCGGCGGGCCGCTGGCCAGAGAACGATAGAGGTAGGGCATGCCGATGGACGGCGTTTCTTTCTGGGAACCGGGCGCTGCACCTTCAACTCCGCCATGTGGCGACGGACGGTATGGAGGCCAGGAGAAGGCTGCTGGGCATCTTGTTGCAGGCCTGGTAAATCAAACGGTAGCCGCTGAGTGGCTCTTCCAGGGCTTTGAACCGCACCACTTCTAGGATGTGCCGGCGCTGCTCCATTCGCTGTGCAGAACGCTGTGCGTTCTGCCGGGCATCGCGCAGGACGTGATATGGACGCTCCACCTCGCCAGCAAATCTGCTGAGACTGAGTTTCGGGTGGTCTCCGAGCAACTCCTGGTAGCACGCCAGGAGTTCATCCACGCTCAGAGACCCCGGATTTTTTTTGCGATATAGAGTGACAATTCCTTGTCCGCAATGATGGCCTTGAGCTGCTGGACTTCCTTCTCCAACTTCTTCTGGGCTGCATCCGGCCTCGCTCCCTGGAGGCGGGCACGGCCCGCTTCCAGAAACTGTGCACGCCAGGTGTGAATCAAACTCTCGCTGACCTCGTATTCACGAGCAGCTTCCGCGATGGTGTGCTCCCCGCTCAGGACAGCCAGAATAATTTGCTCCTTGAGTTCAGGTGACCAGGTTTTGCGCTGTTTTCCCATATCTTCCCTCCAGTGTGCCCCACCCTCCTAAAAAGTGGGGCCGATGTGGAAGGATTTCGCGTACCACTACCCTGGGAAACCGGCGACGACCCGACCTTCATTGAAGTTCACCACTTCGAGGCCGCCCAGTCCGATGCTCTCGCCACTGGGATGACCTCCCATGTAGGCAACGCCGCTGCAGAGTGCCAGTTCACCTTCCATGTGATGGCAGTCCTGGTAGTCGATGTAGCTCAGCGGATTGGCCTGCATCCGCGCCGTTGCCGTGATGGGGAGACCGGCACCGTTCAGATCCCAGCTGTACCAGCGACGGGATCCCCAGCTCACCATATGCAGCTTGCCGCCTGCCGGGTCGATGACGACGCCACCCAGGTGGTCGTTGTAACGCAGGACTTCTTCGACTTTGCCTGTCTTGATCTCGATCCGGTAGAGCACCGAGCGGCTGTTCGGACGGTATTCAGCCACCGGTACATAGATGTACTTGCCATCGGTTTCGATGCCTCCAGGATGGTAGATGTCACCTTCTCCCTCGGCCAGCACAATGTCCCTAAGCAGCTTGCCGTTTTGATCGAACTGGAAGAGGTGGGCGCGCCCTTTACCCGGACTGCGGTCCATACCGCCCTGAGGCTGCTGGTACTTTTCAGGACGCTCCTGAATTTCGACGGAGCTCATGAAGTAGCGGTCACCAATCTTCAGCATGCCCTGAGGATGGTGGGTTTCGAATGCCAGGGTGATCTGTCCAGCAGGCGTCCAGCTGGAGCCGCGACCCAGAGCTGCAAGGTCGGACTGCACCTGTGGAAGGGCCGCGAAAGCGGTGCCGGTGCTGACCATGGCCAGGCAGGAAAGCATCAATCGTTTCAGCATGGGCAAGAGCGTAGGGAAGAATGGTCAGGCGACTGTCTACTGACGTGAAGCCCGGGTTCGGTCAGTCACGACCTCAGCGACTGACTCCTTCTGCCAGTTCCACTACCTCTTGAGGTTTCAGCACGCCCTTGAACCAGACGATGCGGCCTTCAAAGTCGGAGTGCTTCACTCCGGCCTTCTCGAGGTTGAGCCGTTCCGACACGCAGATGATCACGTCCTCGCGGCCTGATTTGCGCAGCAGTTCGAATTTTTTCCTGAGGTACTCCGGTCGCCAGTAGCCGACGATCTCCACCAGCACACTGCGCCCGTCCGGGTGCTCCAGCCGGAAGTCGGGCAGGATCACGCCCCCGGGAACCGGCACCAGATCCACCTCGCGTTCCAGCGTCCAGTCGGTCTCCAGCTTCTCGAAGCGGTCGGCGAACCCCGCCTCCAGAGCACTGTCGTGCTCTTCGGAGGCCCTGTAGTGGCTGACGTAGCCGTCCTCGCTGGTGAGCTCAAGGGTCCACAAGTTGTCTTTGGGATCGACCCAGGCCAGGTCCTTGCGGGCTTTGACCTCCGCTGTCAGGTCCCATTTGGTCACATGCAGTAGGGCTGGCAGAAATTTGGCCATCGCCAGACCGTAGCGGGTGGTCGAACCCAGCAGACTGCTGGGTCCGTCCATGGTGAGGGTAAACCCGAATTTCGGGTCACCCTCCACGGTCAACATCAACCCGAACAGCTTGGTGTACTTGAGCAGCTGCTTGTAACGAGCCGGCTCGTTGCGCCTGGCGGTGATGACGAGCGAGTAGGCCCGGTAAAGCTGGCCCTGGGTATTGGCGAGGTCGTAGCGCTGAATCAGTTCAGTGGGGGAGAGCCCCGGCGCTTCGGTCATGGTCTGCTGATCGCTCAGGTCGGCGTAGAGGAGATGGCGGAGATCCTGCCCATCGTCGATGCCCAGCTGCCTTCTGGCCGCTTCCAGCACCTGCGAGGTTCGCCGGCGACTGGGGACCCCTTCCTGCGCGAGCGCGAAGACCTTTTCGCGGACCGCGGATGGTTCGGCCGCACCCGCAGCTTCGAAGCTGGCCTGCTGACTCAGGAGATGAGCCATCCCCCGGATCACCTTGATTCCCCGGCGTCCCCGCTCCAGTTCGGCCAGCGCTTCGTCGAGCTCGAAGCGTGGATGACCCAAGTGCTGCTCGAAGATGCCGATGAGGGTCTCGGCCAGTTCCAAGTTGCCGGGCGTGGGCTTCAGCCGGCGTGGTTCCACCACGCCGCCCTTCACCTGGAACGTCAGCAGTTCAGTGGGGAGCATTCAGGTCCTCCCAGCCGGAGATGGCGGCGTCCGGCAGTCCTCCGGGCTGCCACTGTCCCCGGCGCTGCTGGCTGACCCGCTCTTCGGTCGTGCCTTCAGTGATCACCTCATAAAGCACTGCCTGCTTGCCCTCGGCCCGGCGAAGAATGCGGCCCAATCGCTGGATGTGCTCGCGCTCGGTGGAGGTCCCCGACAGGACCACCGCCACGCTGGCTTCCGGAACGTCCACCCCTTCGTTGAGCACCCGGCTGGTCACCAGCAGGCGATACTCGCCTGCCCGGAACCGCTCCAGTACAGCATGCCGCTCCTTGGTGGGGGTCTGGTGGGTGATGGCCGGAATCAGGAAGTCCCGGCTGATGCGGTAGACCGTCTCGTTGTCGTTGGTGAAGATAATGGTGCGTTCACTCGGATGCTGCGCCAGGATCTCTTCGAGCACCCGCAGTTTGCCTTCGGTGCCGTACGCGACGCTCTTGGCCTCCCGGTGGGCCAGGAAGGCACGCCGGCCTTCCGGCGTGCCGCTGGAGCGGATGAACTCCTGCCAGCCCTCGGTGGAGCCGATCCGGATGCCGTATCTCCGGAGATACTCGTTGCGCAGAAGCATCAGGCTGTCGTAGCGTTGCCGTTCACTGGGACTGAGTTTGACCCGGATGATCACTTCGCGGTAGTCGGCGAGGGTGTCTCCAGAAAGGTCTTCTGAAGACACCGCATATACCACCGGCCCGACCAAATGCTCCAGGTCTGCTTCCCGGCCGTCGCTGCGTTTGGGCGTGGCGGTGAGACCCAGGCGGTAGGGCGCGATGGACATCTCGGCGATGGAGCGGTTGAAGTCGCTGGGGAGGTGGTGGACCTCGTCGAAGATCAGGGTCGTGTAGCGACCCGCGAGCTCTTCGGCGTGAATGGCCGCCGAGTCGTAGGTAGAGACCAGTAAGGGTGTCTCGTCGCGGCTGCCTCCCCCAAGCAGGCCGATGCTGGTGTCGGGAAATGCGGCCAGCAGTCCGCTGTACCACTGCTGCAGGAGGTCCAGGGTGGGCACACAGATCAGGGCAGTGCGGGGGGTATCCCGCAGCGCCAGTTGAGCAACCAGGGTTTTCCCGGCTCCGGTGGGCAGCACGACCACTCCTCGCCGTCCGGCTGCTTTCCAGGCGGCGAGGGCTTCCTGCTGATGTGGATAGGGAGTGATCTCACGGGTGTAGGTCAGTCCCAGGTCTCCGAACGCTCTCGCGCGGTCCTCGAACTTGATGCCGGCGCTTTTCATCTCCAGAGCGATGTCCCGGTAGGCCATACCACGGGCGCGGTAGGACTGGCTGCGCTCATCCCAGATGAAGTGGCCTTTGACCACTTCCGGTGGTTCCTGCATCACCAGGGTGCCGCGGTCCAGCCGGAGGACGGGTTTCTTCAAGCGGTGATGGCCTTGATAGGGACAGCGACGATGGTAACGTCTCCGTCTACGACCTGAATCTGCAACCGATCGACGCCCTCTAATTGGCTGACCAGGGAACCGATGGGCCAGACCGCCTCTTCGCCGTCGGGGAGCAGCAGGTGCACTTCCCGGTCGTTCATCCAGAGGATCTCCACCACTTCGGTCTGGGGGTCCGCGAAGACCACTTCAGCTTCGTTGCAGTCAGCGAATTGCACCTTTGAAGTGTAGAGGTTCAGCCCATGCCATAGAGCGATATGGAACGCTATTAGGATGCTTGCCAGTCATACCATCGATCTACTGTCCCAAAGCGCGGATGTACTGCAAGGTGTCGCCGTGCAGGGGAGCACCGTGCCAGGTGGCTTCGCTGGCCGCACTCACGTGTCCATCCGCTACCCGCCAGACCCGCAGAGCGTCGTGCAGACGGTCATAAGCCAGGACGAAGCCGTTGGCAGGGCAGTCGTGCTGACGGCAACCGGTGATCACGAAGGTGCGTGCATCGTTTTGCAGCTGAGACTGGACATCCATGTTGTGCAGCAGGTGCTGGTAGCCAGCCGGGCCGATCAGGGCCTGGAGTCTGGCGGCGACGGCGGGTTGCCTGACGAACTGCTCCGGAGCCTGATCGCCCTGCGGAACGATGGCGGGTTGCGTAGCGGTGTTGAGCACGGGGGCGTAGCCACCGGCCTGAGCGATAGGTGCGGCGGAGCAGAGGGTAAGGGCAGCGAAGGCGAGGAGGAGTTTGTTCATGGCTCCAGCATATGTTCTGGGGGCAGACTTCTGGCCGAACTCAGTGGCACACAATGCAAACAACGTGCCTCCCCCTTCAAGCCACTGATCCGATGCTCCCGGTCAGATGAGTTAGAGGGTTGTGCTGAAAGTCGGAGTATTGCGTGACTCCGCCACGGCGAAGATCAGTTCAATGGCAACTTCGGAGAGATCCTGAGCATTTTCGATGGCCTGGGGGAAGCGGTGCCGCACGCCGCGTATCAGAGTCTGGTGCAGATGCGGATTGGCCGAGTACAACTCGTAGATGTGGGGCAACCGCTGCCGCATCACCGGTTCCCAGGAGAGGTCGGGCATCCGGTTACGCTTCAGATGACGGTTGAATTCGGACTCCGAGGGGACCAGGTTCCATAATTCATTGATCGGGTACGTCGTGATGGGCACGATGTGATCGACATCGTAGTTCCTGGGATTCAGGGGAACGTCCGTCCAGAAGCACCGCAAGTCCTTGCCTTCCATCATCATCAGCTCGAACTGGTTGCGTTCCCAGTTCAGCGGTCTGCGGCTGTCCGGCCTATCGGTCAGGGCCAGGTAGACCTGACCACGATCCATCCCCGATCCGGTTCGGTCGTTCGCTTCAACGAACATCGCCCATTCGTGAAGACAGAGGGCTTCCACGTAAAGCGAGTAGAACTTGAAACTCTCCCACATCTCGTCACTGATCACGGTCACGAGGTCTGACAGGTCGGTTTGCGGAAGAGTCACAACCGTGGAAGGCAGTTCGGCCAGCTTTCGAGGTTTGCTGAAGACGCCGTGATTCGAAGGGCCATCTCCAGCGTAGCGGATAGGTTGCTGGATAGCTTTGATCATGAGCTTGACGCACCTGGCATAGCTGGCCTGCAGTTCAGGAGACAGCTGACCGTTCACCGCTTCCGACACCAAGACGATGCCGTCCGAGGGCCGGGCAGAACCGAGATCACTGGCCTGCCAGAGTGCTTTGAGCTGAGTGAGTTCGCGCCTGAACACGACGTCGGCGGTGCCCTCTCTGAAGCCGCCCTGGTAGACAGGTATCTCCTGGTTCATGAAGGGCCAGTAATACCCGATCCAGAGTTCAGCGATCAGCTTAAGTGAAACGGCGATACCGGCATCCTGACCGCTGACTCCAGCGTAGTTCAGGGCCAGGTCGTTGAGGGCGCGGAGGAGAGCAATCTTGTAGTTGTTCGTCTTGCGGTCATGCTTGAGCACCCGCTGAATGATCTTGACCGCTGCTCCGTCCATAGCTGCTTTCTGTTTCTTTATCGTTTAGGCGCTCTGAAGCCAGCCTTCTGGGCTTCCTCCGCACTCTTGTAGCAGCGTTCCGGGTGGGTCTGCTTGTAACTGCGGCTCTGGGGCGTGTGGTAGATGCGTTCACCCTTGCTGTTGATGTTGCCTTTGACCGGGTGACTGGCGGGGCAGGTCGTTTTGGTCGCAGGGGCTACACCCAGTTGTGGGGCTTGAGCCTGAACTGGAGCGAGCGCGAAGAGGGCAAGGAAGGGGAGTAACTTTTTCACAGGTATCCTCCATTTTCAACGGCAGTAGTCGACGGCTTGCAGCGCTGTGTGAATGCCTTTGGTCGGGAAAGTAAAGGTGACTGGGCTTAGTCCACCACGGAAGACAGTGGCTGAGAGAGACGACTTTGCGGAATGCATTTCCAGGAAAAGAGCAGCGGTGTAAGAACGGTCCATGGTCCAGACGGAAAGTTGGCCTGACTGACCTCAGTACCTGACAGGTTGCCTTGCATCCCCTCCTGGCGCGGGAAATGGAGTCTTCAAGAGGTCCAGAAAGAGCCTGAATTTCTCTCCGCCCCACCGAAGAGTACGGCTCAGCTCCTCATACCCGTACCTCGCCCTGCTGACCGCAGGGCGACCATGTGTTTTGACACGTATGGGCCTTGCTGCCGCTCGCCATTCCCCCACGCGCAGCATCCAGGTTAGGGCCAGGGTCAGCAGACCAAACAAGTTCCCCACCCGCTCCGGGTTGGTCATGTGGGTTTGCTCCAGATTCAACCCTCTGGATTTCATGGCTGAGAAGGTGGTCTCTATGGCCCAGCGCTGCCTATAGACGTTGAGCGTGTCCCAGACGGATAAGTCTGAAGCGATGATGACCCGCTCTCCCTCTGGGGAGAGCGTCGCAACTACTCGCATCCAGCCGCCCTGAACCCAGGCCTTCTCAAACAGGGCACGAGTTTGACTCGGCTTCAATGGCGCAAAGCAGTCACGGGCATACTCACCGTCTACCACCGAATACGAATGCATCTTTTGATCCCGCTACGCCGCAGGAACGTGAACCACTCCTGACCAAGGAACTCCCTATCAGCAATCAGCACCTTCCACCTTCGTGCTGGTAGACGTTTCAGTAGTTGACCGACCAACATCATGCGTGCTCTGGATTCACTGTTGCCACCGTGTTTCAGTTCTTTCCAGGCAAGTGGCAGAGTGACATTGCCCAGCACCACGCCGATGACCAACAAATTGATGTGAGACTGACCGTGCTTCCAGTTGGTGCGGTCCATGATCAGGGTCAGTTTTCCTTCAGGCAGCAGTGGAAGCAGGACATCTTGGATGTCCTGCTGGGTCAGACCAGCACCATGCAGGACACGGGCCACCATACGTGTGATGGACGGTGTTGTTGCAGCGCGATCAATATGGAGCGCGATCTTGCCGTGAAGAGTAGATTCCGCCTGCAAGATGCCGAACAGGACTTCTGCAACGCAGCGCAGACGATCTACTCGGTGGTGTGGGAGACGCTCTTTCAGGTAGGTCACGAATGTGTCAACATTCGTCAGGGCGGCTTTCGTTGAGTTCACACTTCCATAAGCCGCCCTGCTTCATATTTTTCTGCGACCCAGACAACGTTTCCTTCAACCTGTCAAGTACTGAGGCAGACTGTTATGTGCAAACATGAGAGATCAGTAAAACGCTCAGCAAACCAAGCTTAATTTTAATATTTCCATAGTGCATTAAATATATTCAGCTGCCGTAAA from Deinococcus radiophilus includes:
- a CDS encoding DUF6454 family protein — protein: MLKRLMLSCLAMVSTGTAFAALPQVQSDLAALGRGSSWTPAGQITLAFETHHPQGMLKIGDRYFMSSVEIQERPEKYQQPQGGMDRSPGKGRAHLFQFDQNGKLLRDIVLAEGEGDIYHPGGIETDGKYIYVPVAEYRPNSRSVLYRIEIKTGKVEEVLRYNDHLGGVVIDPAGGKLHMVSWGSRRWYSWDLNGAGLPITATARMQANPLSYIDYQDCHHMEGELALCSGVAYMGGHPSGESIGLGGLEVVNFNEGRVVAGFPG
- a CDS encoding HNH endonuclease domain-containing protein; protein product: MDGAAVKIIQRVLKHDRKTNNYKIALLRALNDLALNYAGVSGQDAGIAVSLKLIAELWIGYYWPFMNQEIPVYQGGFREGTADVVFRRELTQLKALWQASDLGSARPSDGIVLVSEAVNGQLSPELQASYARCVKLMIKAIQQPIRYAGDGPSNHGVFSKPRKLAELPSTVVTLPQTDLSDLVTVISDEMWESFKFYSLYVEALCLHEWAMFVEANDRTGSGMDRGQVYLALTDRPDSRRPLNWERNQFELMMMEGKDLRCFWTDVPLNPRNYDVDHIVPITTYPINELWNLVPSESEFNRHLKRNRMPDLSWEPVMRQRLPHIYELYSANPHLHQTLIRGVRHRFPQAIENAQDLSEVAIELIFAVAESRNTPTFSTTL
- a CDS encoding sunset domain-containing protein, yielding MKKLLPFLALFALAPVQAQAPQLGVAPATKTTCPASHPVKGNINSKGERIYHTPQSRSYKQTHPERCYKSAEEAQKAGFRAPKR
- a CDS encoding transposase, which codes for MGKQRKTWSPELKEQIILAVLSGEHTIAEAAREYEVSESLIHTWRAQFLEAGRARLQGARPDAAQKKLEKEVQQLKAIIADKELSLYIAKKIRGL
- a CDS encoding DUF790 family protein, coding for MLPTELLTFQVKGGVVEPRRLKPTPGNLELAETLIGIFEQHLGHPRFELDEALAELERGRRGIKVIRGMAHLLSQQASFEAAGAAEPSAVREKVFALAQEGVPSRRRTSQVLEAARRQLGIDDGQDLRHLLYADLSDQQTMTEAPGLSPTELIQRYDLANTQGQLYRAYSLVITARRNEPARYKQLLKYTKLFGLMLTVEGDPKFGFTLTMDGPSSLLGSTTRYGLAMAKFLPALLHVTKWDLTAEVKARKDLAWVDPKDNLWTLELTSEDGYVSHYRASEEHDSALEAGFADRFEKLETDWTLEREVDLVPVPGGVILPDFRLEHPDGRSVLVEIVGYWRPEYLRKKFELLRKSGREDVIICVSERLNLEKAGVKHSDFEGRIVWFKGVLKPQEVVELAEGVSR
- a CDS encoding DEAD/DEAH box helicase, translated to MQEPPEVVKGHFIWDERSQSYRARGMAYRDIALEMKSAGIKFEDRARAFGDLGLTYTREITPYPHQQEALAAWKAAGRRGVVVLPTGAGKTLVAQLALRDTPRTALICVPTLDLLQQWYSGLLAAFPDTSIGLLGGGSRDETPLLVSTYDSAAIHAEELAGRYTTLIFDEVHHLPSDFNRSIAEMSIAPYRLGLTATPKRSDGREADLEHLVGPVVYAVSSEDLSGDTLADYREVIIRVKLSPSERQRYDSLMLLRNEYLRRYGIRIGSTEGWQEFIRSSGTPEGRRAFLAHREAKSVAYGTEGKLRVLEEILAQHPSERTIIFTNDNETVYRISRDFLIPAITHQTPTKERHAVLERFRAGEYRLLVTSRVLNEGVDVPEASVAVVLSGTSTEREHIQRLGRILRRAEGKQAVLYEVITEGTTEERVSQQRRGQWQPGGLPDAAISGWEDLNAPH